From Gammaproteobacteria bacterium, one genomic window encodes:
- a CDS encoding ABC transporter permease codes for MSEFYAALVTASQLIVSLDPDLAEIVLLSLRVSLLAVGLAALIGMPLGAAIALYCFPGRSLLATLLNACMGLPPVVVGLVVYLLLSRSGPLGPLGLLFTPTAMVIAQCVLVTPIIAALTRQTISDLNEEYDEQFRAMGAGGMRKMRALLWDGRFSLVTAVLAGFGRASSEVGAVLIVGGNIDHVTRVMTTTIALETSKGNLALALALGLILIAISVSVNAAAMSVRDVAYRRYR; via the coding sequence ATGAGTGAATTTTACGCCGCACTGGTCACGGCGTCTCAATTGATCGTCAGCCTCGACCCCGACCTGGCCGAGATCGTGCTGCTGTCCTTGCGGGTGAGCCTCCTCGCGGTCGGATTGGCGGCGCTGATCGGCATGCCGCTGGGCGCCGCGATTGCGCTTTATTGCTTTCCCGGCCGTAGTTTGCTCGCGACCTTGCTCAACGCGTGCATGGGTCTGCCGCCCGTCGTGGTTGGGCTGGTGGTGTATCTCCTGTTGTCTCGCTCCGGCCCGCTGGGGCCGCTGGGACTGCTGTTCACACCCACCGCGATGGTCATCGCGCAGTGCGTGCTGGTCACGCCCATCATCGCGGCCCTGACCCGGCAGACCATCAGCGATCTAAACGAAGAATACGACGAGCAGTTCCGGGCCATGGGCGCGGGCGGCATGCGCAAAATGCGGGCGCTGCTGTGGGACGGACGCTTTAGTCTGGTGACCGCGGTGCTTGCCGGCTTCGGCCGCGCCAGCAGCGAGGTCGGGGCGGTACTCATCGTCGGCGGAAATATCGATCACGTCACGCGCGTGATGACGACCACCATCGCCCTGGAGACGAGCAAGGGCAATCTGGCGCTCGCACTTGCGCTGGGGTTGATCCTGATCGCGATCTCGGTAAGCGTCAACGCTGCCGCCATGAGTGTCAGAGATGTCGCCTATCGCCGCTATCGCTAA
- a CDS encoding ATP-binding cassette domain-containing protein: MSPIAAIAKADAVAVAERSAAGARREVASGVLPLVVSKLVYCAGGHRLLDEISFTLRAGANTMLLGPNGAGKSLLLRLCHGLLEPERGSVSWGGEGAKHAHRWVSMVFQKPVLLRRSAAANIDYALAVKGVPRVARKVRVNTALADAGLEHLARRPARVLSGGEQQRLAIARAWASQPRVLLLDEPTSNLDPAATRAIETLIQSIRRAGARIIMSTHDLAQARRLGDDVLFIHKGRVLEHTPAGDFFECPRSAPARAFLRGDLLS; the protein is encoded by the coding sequence ATGTCGCCTATCGCCGCTATCGCTAAAGCCGATGCCGTTGCCGTTGCCGAACGCAGCGCGGCGGGTGCACGCCGCGAGGTGGCATCCGGCGTATTGCCGCTGGTGGTAAGCAAACTTGTATATTGCGCGGGCGGGCACCGCCTGCTGGACGAAATCTCGTTCACGTTGCGGGCCGGCGCCAACACGATGCTGCTGGGCCCCAACGGCGCGGGTAAAAGCCTGCTGCTGCGTCTGTGTCACGGGTTGCTCGAACCCGAGCGCGGTTCGGTAAGCTGGGGCGGCGAAGGCGCGAAGCACGCGCATCGCTGGGTCTCCATGGTGTTTCAGAAACCGGTGCTGCTGCGCCGCTCGGCCGCCGCCAACATCGACTATGCACTGGCCGTCAAGGGTGTACCGCGCGTCGCGCGCAAAGTACGGGTCAACACGGCGCTGGCCGACGCCGGCCTTGAGCATCTCGCCAGACGTCCGGCGCGCGTGCTGTCAGGCGGCGAACAGCAGCGCCTGGCAATCGCGCGGGCGTGGGCATCGCAGCCGCGGGTATTGTTGCTGGATGAACCGACTTCCAACCTCGACCCGGCCGCAACGCGCGCGATCGAAACGCTGATCCAGAGCATCCGCCGGGCCGGTGCGCGCATCATCATGAGCACGCACGATCTGGCGCAGGCAAGGCGTCTGGGCGACGACGTCCTGTTCATACACAAGGGGCGGGTGCTGGAACATACGCCGGCCGGTGATTTTTTCGAATGTCCACGAAGCGCGCCGGCCCGGGCGTTTCTGCGAGGCGATTTGCTTAGCTAA
- a CDS encoding helix-turn-helix transcriptional regulator, with protein sequence MNTREVADYLRLKERKIYDLVRTRSIPCTRLTGKWLFPRTLIDLWVIRHTEYQTDIEAAWTTPQVIAGSHDPLLEWALREAECDCATQFDGSLDGVRRLAARQAMVCGLHVLDGESGHYNIDLARQLLAGLQVVLVEWAQREQGLVLAQGNPHGVSALTDLRDRKLRVVDRQHTAGSYLLLKYLLERAGMSRDDLNLIETTARSETDVAVAVLEGKADGGIAIAAVARQFRLEFLPLHRERYDLAIARRDYFEPPFQRLLRFARSPRFIERAKELGGYDVSALGQVIYNAN encoded by the coding sequence ATGAACACCCGCGAGGTCGCGGATTATCTGCGGCTCAAAGAACGTAAAATTTACGATCTGGTCCGCACCCGCAGCATTCCCTGTACGCGCCTGACCGGCAAATGGCTTTTCCCGAGAACTCTGATCGATCTGTGGGTCATCCGTCACACGGAATATCAGACTGATATCGAGGCTGCGTGGACCACGCCGCAGGTGATCGCCGGCAGTCACGACCCGCTGCTGGAATGGGCGTTGCGCGAAGCCGAGTGCGATTGCGCCACGCAGTTCGACGGCAGTCTCGACGGTGTGCGCCGCCTCGCCGCACGCCAGGCGATGGTATGTGGTCTGCACGTACTCGACGGCGAGTCGGGTCACTACAACATCGATCTCGCGCGGCAGTTGCTCGCGGGCTTGCAGGTCGTATTGGTGGAATGGGCGCAGCGCGAGCAGGGACTGGTGCTGGCTCAGGGTAACCCGCATGGAGTGAGTGCACTTACCGATCTGCGCGACCGCAAGCTGCGCGTGGTGGACCGGCAGCACACCGCGGGCAGTTACCTGCTGCTCAAGTACCTGCTGGAGCGGGCCGGCATGTCGCGTGACGATCTGAATCTGATCGAGACGACCGCGCGCAGCGAAACCGATGTGGCCGTGGCGGTGCTGGAGGGCAAGGCCGATGGCGGCATCGCGATCGCGGCTGTCGCCCGCCAGTTCCGGCTTGAGTTTTTGCCCCTCCACCGCGAGCGTTACGATCTCGCCATTGCGCGTCGCGATTACTTCGAGCCGCCTTTCCAGCGGCTGTTGCGGTTTGCGCGTTCGCCGCGGTTCATCGAGCGCGCTAAAGAGCTGGGTGGCTACGACGTGTCCGCGCTGGGGCAGGTGATTTACAACGCGAATTAA
- a CDS encoding UbiH/UbiF/VisC/COQ6 family ubiquinone biosynthesis hydroxylase — translation MIGATAACALAQQGLRVTIVEAHEAESFDRDADYGTADYRGRVSAISPASATILNALGAWGSIAAERACPYRQMHVWDAASSGAIHFDCCDVNTSQLGYIVENRVIQQALVECLRAFENVTWHCPDALARFDVMEDHVAVELVSGAHISARLLIGADGAHSQVRTLAGVIFNARDYDHSALVATVGTELPHQHTAWQRFVAKSVLAFLPLADGRCSIVWSTPDKRTQALAAMPDDAFKDVLAAEFDYRLGRIESCGARAVFPLRGGQADRYVLPRVALIGDAAHGIHPLAGLGANLGFMDAATLAETLAESRRDIGSLRVLRRYERARRGDNEMTMRAMEGFKFLFAQEAQAWRWLRGAGLNVTDAAPAVKRRIMRRAMGLSGEHPRMARGNF, via the coding sequence ATGATTGGCGCCACCGCCGCGTGCGCGTTGGCGCAGCAAGGTCTGCGGGTCACGATCGTCGAAGCCCACGAGGCAGAAAGTTTTGATCGCGATGCGGACTACGGTACTGCTGATTACCGTGGGCGGGTGTCGGCGATCAGTCCCGCCTCCGCGACGATTCTGAACGCGCTGGGTGCATGGGGCTCGATCGCGGCCGAACGGGCGTGCCCTTACCGCCAGATGCACGTCTGGGACGCGGCAAGCAGCGGTGCTATCCATTTCGATTGCTGTGACGTAAACACGTCACAACTGGGCTATATCGTCGAGAACCGGGTCATACAGCAGGCACTGGTGGAATGCCTGCGCGCGTTCGAGAATGTTACCTGGCACTGCCCGGATGCCCTGGCGCGGTTCGACGTCATGGAAGATCACGTCGCGGTCGAACTCGTCAGTGGCGCACACATTTCGGCGCGCTTGCTGATCGGTGCGGACGGCGCCCACTCGCAGGTTAGAACCCTGGCCGGCGTCATTTTCAACGCGCGTGACTATGACCACAGCGCGCTGGTCGCGACGGTGGGCACCGAATTGCCGCATCAACATACCGCCTGGCAGCGCTTCGTCGCGAAAAGCGTGCTGGCGTTTCTGCCACTCGCCGATGGACGTTGCTCGATCGTCTGGTCAACGCCGGACAAGCGCACGCAAGCCCTGGCGGCAATGCCCGATGACGCGTTCAAGGATGTGCTTGCCGCCGAATTCGATTACAGGCTGGGCCGCATCGAGTCTTGTGGCGCACGCGCCGTGTTCCCGTTGCGCGGCGGGCAGGCGGATCGCTACGTGTTGCCGCGTGTGGCATTGATCGGCGATGCGGCGCACGGTATCCATCCGCTCGCGGGGTTGGGCGCCAACCTAGGGTTTATGGACGCGGCCACCTTGGCGGAAACGCTTGCGGAGAGTCGGCGCGACATCGGCAGCCTGCGCGTGTTGCGTCGTTACGAGCGCGCGCGCCGGGGCGATAACGAGATGACCATGCGCGCGATGGAAGGCTTCAAATTCCTGTTCGCGCAAGAGGCGCAGGCATGGCGCTGGCTGCGCGGCGCGGGTTTGAATGTGACCGACGCCGCGCCCGCGGTTAAGCGCCGCATCATGCGTCGTGCAATGGGACTATCCGGCGAACACCCGCGTATGGCCCGCGGAAATTTTTGA
- the ubiH gene encoding 2-octaprenyl-6-methoxyphenyl hydroxylase, with amino-acid sequence MTTDCDILIVGGGLAGATLACALSASPYRVALIEARAAGDRNAPGYDDRSLALAFGSRRILEGLGLWQTIAPVATPIKSIHVSERGRFGATRLHHREEGVAALGYVVPSRDLGQVIYARLIAQANIDIVAPARVRDFIVDGTSVDVRADGGAEKGEAPVRTLRGRLLIAADGASSNIRRQLGIAASTADYGQTAIVANVTPSEDHRFAAYERFTTAGPLALLPKSEGRCALVWTHAATEIAAIMRLSDTQFLEKLQRCFGYRLGRFMKVGARLAYPLTINVARELVAPRAVLIGNAAHALHPVAGQGFNLALRDVAELADLLCAHAPHDPGEQLLLGRYADRRKADLRYVARFTDTLARAFVNPFAPIACARGAARLALDAVPPLRHALARRAMGVSGAVPRLTTGLNLVDLTQVDLSLAGSR; translated from the coding sequence ATGACGACTGATTGCGATATTTTGATTGTCGGCGGCGGGCTGGCCGGCGCTACCCTGGCTTGCGCCTTGTCGGCATCGCCGTACCGGGTCGCGCTGATCGAGGCGCGGGCGGCGGGCGACAGGAATGCTCCGGGCTACGATGATCGAAGCCTGGCGCTTGCATTCGGCTCGCGGCGGATACTCGAAGGTCTAGGGTTGTGGCAGACGATCGCGCCCGTGGCTACGCCCATAAAATCCATACACGTGTCGGAACGCGGGCGTTTTGGCGCGACGCGGCTGCATCATCGCGAGGAAGGTGTGGCGGCGCTCGGTTACGTCGTGCCCAGCCGCGATCTCGGTCAGGTTATTTACGCGCGGTTGATTGCTCAAGCCAACATCGATATTGTTGCGCCGGCGCGTGTGCGGGACTTCATCGTCGATGGCACGTCGGTCGATGTGCGCGCGGACGGTGGCGCGGAGAAAGGCGAGGCTCCGGTACGGACGCTGCGCGGGCGCCTGCTGATCGCGGCGGATGGCGCGAGTTCTAATATTCGACGGCAGTTGGGCATTGCCGCCTCGACCGCCGATTATGGACAGACCGCGATCGTCGCGAATGTTACGCCGTCGGAGGATCATCGGTTCGCCGCGTACGAGCGTTTTACAACTGCCGGGCCGCTGGCGTTATTGCCCAAGAGCGAGGGGCGCTGCGCGCTGGTGTGGACGCACGCCGCGACAGAGATCGCGGCGATCATGCGTCTGAGCGATACCCAATTTCTCGAAAAATTGCAGAGGTGCTTCGGCTATCGCCTGGGGCGCTTTATGAAGGTCGGCGCCAGGCTGGCGTATCCGTTGACAATTAACGTCGCGCGCGAACTGGTCGCGCCGCGCGCCGTGCTGATCGGCAACGCCGCACATGCCCTGCATCCGGTCGCGGGCCAGGGCTTCAATCTTGCCCTGCGCGACGTGGCCGAACTCGCGGACCTGCTTTGCGCGCACGCACCGCATGATCCCGGCGAGCAACTTCTGCTCGGCCGCTATGCGGACCGGCGCAAGGCGGATCTGCGGTACGTCGCTCGCTTCACCGACACGCTGGCGCGCGCCTTTGTCAATCCCTTTGCGCCGATAGCCTGCGCGCGCGGCGCGGCGCGGCTGGCACTGGACGCGGTCCCGCCGCTGCGCCACGCTCTCGCGCGCCGCGCCATGGGTGTGAGCGGCGCGGTTCCGCGCCTGACCACCGGCCTGAACCTGGTGGATCTAACCCAGGTAGATTTAAGCTTGGCGGGTTCGAGGTGA
- a CDS encoding superoxide dismutase family protein codes for MNRLMIFALGACLMTAARADEMTIEMRTVDDDGVGAAIGDVKATTTPWGVLLKPHLSDLPPGMHGFHVHENPTCEPAKDEGEITAAYAAGSHYDPAQTGKHRGPYGSGHLGDLPPLYVDSEGNATHPVLAPRLKLNDLNERALMVHVHGDNYSDKPVELGGGGPRMACGVIE; via the coding sequence ATGAACCGATTGATGATCTTTGCGTTAGGCGCATGTTTAATGACGGCCGCGCGCGCAGATGAAATGACCATCGAAATGCGCACGGTCGATGACGACGGCGTGGGCGCCGCGATCGGCGATGTGAAGGCGACCACGACGCCCTGGGGCGTGTTGCTGAAGCCACACTTGAGCGATTTGCCGCCCGGCATGCACGGTTTTCATGTGCATGAGAATCCGACTTGCGAACCGGCCAAGGATGAAGGCGAAATTACCGCGGCGTATGCCGCGGGCAGTCATTACGATCCGGCACAAACCGGCAAGCACAGGGGGCCTTATGGCAGCGGTCACCTGGGCGATCTGCCGCCGCTGTACGTCGATAGCGAGGGTAACGCGACGCATCCCGTGCTCGCGCCGAGGCTGAAGCTGAATGACCTTAATGAGCGCGCGCTGATGGTGCATGTACATGGCGATAATTATTCGGACAAGCCCGTGGAGCTTGGCGGTGGCGGGCCGCGCATGGCCTGCGGCGTCATCGAGTAG